From one Ammospiza caudacuta isolate bAmmCau1 chromosome 8, bAmmCau1.pri, whole genome shotgun sequence genomic stretch:
- the ARL4C gene encoding ADP-ribosylation factor-like protein 4C: MGNISSNISAFQSLHIVMLGLDSAGKTTVLYRLKFNEFVNTVPTIGFNTEKIRLSNGTAKGISCHFWDVGGQEKLRPLWKSYSRCTDGIIYVVDSVDVDRLEEAKTELHKVTKFAENQGTPLLVIANKQDLPKSLPVAEIEKQLALHELTPSTTYHIQPACAIIGEGLTEGMDKLYEMILKRRKSLKQKKKR; the protein is encoded by the coding sequence ATGGGGAACATCTCGTCCAACATCTCCGCCTTCCAGTCCCTGCACATCGTCATGCTGGGCCTGGACTCGGCGGGCAAGACCACGGTGCTCTACCGCCTCAAGTTCAACGAGTTCGTCAACACCGTGCCCACCATCGGCTTCAACACGGAGAAGATCCGGCTCAGCAACGGGACGGCCAAGGGCATCAGCTGCCACTTCTGGGACGTGGGCGGCCAGGAGAAGCTGCGCCCGCTCTGGAAGTCCTACAGCCGCTGCACCGATGGCATCATCTACGTGGTGGACTCAGTGGACGTGGACCGGCTGGAGGAGGCCAAGACGGAGCTGCACAAGGTGACCAAGTTCGCCGAGAACCAGGGCACGCCGCTGCTGGTCATCGCCAACAAGCAGGACCTGCCCAAGTCGCTGCCCGTGGCCGAGATCGAGAAGCAGCTGGCCCTCCACGAGCTGACCCCTTCCACCACCTACCACATCCAGCCCGCCTGCGCCATCATCGGCGAGGGGCTCACGGAGGGCATGGACAAGCTCTACGAGATGATCCTCAAGCGCAGGAAGTCCCTCAAGCAGAAGAAGAAGCGGTAG